In Leptospira sp. WS58.C1, a single genomic region encodes these proteins:
- a CDS encoding MFS transporter, translated as MRKQSFILILTVFIDMMGFSLIFPIFPETLNHFLAQAGDPVLDLLAGWTSRILDGRTSDWKLFVALFGGIVASLYSILQFLFSPIWGKLSDATGRRPVLVFTCTGSFLGYLVWLFSGSFSLFVLSRVITGLMGGNVSVATAAMADSTSEQDRTKGMGMIGAGIGLGFIAGPSIGGILAHTDPSTILPFLPLGKMTIFPSVALMATAASFVNLLLILFRFRETLPHHLRKKSEGRLHPALGVFDLGSKEIMYLGFLNLYFLLFFSGFEFSLNFYLDQFLGYKPVSIGYTFVYIGLIIVFVQGGIIRRISGKVPEKKVGLLASVFLILGFSFLYFSSTSVIASDRSTFLLFVSLTFLALGSAFLNPTVSSMVSLFSSPSEQGKNLGILRSLGSFGRGISPILFSVVYSQKGPQTSFLVSGILSFLFLGLFLFVKQPPSKN; from the coding sequence CCCGTTTTGGATCTTTTGGCCGGTTGGACATCGCGCATTTTGGATGGAAGAACAAGCGACTGGAAACTTTTCGTGGCTCTATTCGGCGGGATCGTCGCCAGCTTATACTCTATCCTGCAATTTTTATTCTCTCCTATCTGGGGAAAACTTTCCGACGCTACCGGCAGACGACCGGTTCTAGTTTTTACATGCACCGGTAGTTTTTTAGGATACTTGGTCTGGTTATTTTCCGGAAGTTTTTCCTTATTCGTTCTCTCTAGAGTAATTACGGGTCTTATGGGAGGAAATGTGTCTGTCGCGACTGCAGCGATGGCGGACTCCACATCGGAACAAGATCGCACCAAAGGAATGGGAATGATAGGCGCCGGGATCGGTCTTGGATTTATCGCAGGCCCTTCTATCGGTGGAATTTTGGCTCATACGGATCCTTCAACCATTCTTCCTTTTTTACCTTTGGGTAAGATGACGATCTTTCCTTCCGTCGCATTGATGGCCACTGCGGCTTCCTTCGTTAATTTACTCCTAATTCTTTTCAGATTCAGAGAAACTCTTCCTCATCATTTACGTAAAAAATCGGAAGGGAGGTTACATCCTGCTTTAGGAGTTTTTGACCTAGGTTCCAAAGAGATCATGTATTTAGGATTTTTAAATTTGTATTTTCTTCTCTTCTTCTCCGGGTTCGAATTCTCTTTGAACTTTTACTTGGATCAGTTCTTAGGATATAAACCTGTAAGTATCGGTTACACTTTCGTTTATATAGGACTCATCATAGTGTTCGTACAAGGAGGGATTATCCGTAGGATCAGCGGAAAGGTCCCGGAAAAAAAAGTGGGGCTTCTCGCTTCCGTATTTTTGATATTAGGATTTTCTTTTTTATATTTTTCCAGCACATCTGTCATCGCTTCCGACCGATCTACATTCTTACTATTCGTATCTTTGACATTCTTGGCATTGGGAAGCGCTTTCTTAAATCCTACCGTATCTTCTATGGTGTCCTTATTTTCCTCTCCGAGTGAGCAGGGAAAAAATCTGGGGATATTAAGAAGTTTAGGATCTTTCGGACGAGGGATCTCGCCTATTTTGTTCAGCGTGGTGTATTCCCAAAAAGGACCACAGACTTCTTTCTTAGTATCAGGGATCTTGAGTTTTCTTTTTTTAGGCTTGTTTCTATTTGTAAAACAGCCGCCTTCTAAAAATTAA